One genomic region from Sphingobacterium sp. UGAL515B_05 encodes:
- a CDS encoding RagB/SusD family nutrient uptake outer membrane protein translates to MKLTHLKYLFISSTLLLSSCNKYLDQQPDMRAEINTVDKVKRLITSAYPFGNYLAMAETYSDNVEDKGVGGLYQPVPSLYRWQDINNSDTDSPNSYWNNCYEAIAAANHALAAIETNNFGKEISAFKGEALVARAYAHFMLVNFFAKVYDYKNPQGNTSPGIPYVTEPETVVIKKYDRGTVKSVYDNIRKDLEEGLALLDGNPAEWNVPKYHFTPAAAHAFATRFYLFTGEWQKVVDNANKIFAGGNFAGKLIPYNSTFKKMTFEELHTVFSKADQPYSLLINETYSGYQRWWDNRYAMGINVFQKIYNGTTAAGAKFYNFGVSYGAPHYTTYIWKEFWYVTNATANTGFPMLMVPVLITDEALMNRAEAYLELGNNAAGIADMNLMASNRIDGYNPTNHAVTAAKSKAFFGVQDDKEALIQTVLQFKQVGFMSMGLRWFDIIRKGITVRHLVIANDESESYIELKPEDPRRVFQIPQEAKLSGVEQNPR, encoded by the coding sequence ATGAAACTTACACATCTTAAATATTTATTCATTTCTTCTACGCTGCTACTCAGCAGTTGTAACAAATATCTGGATCAGCAACCAGATATGCGCGCCGAGATCAATACGGTAGATAAAGTCAAACGACTTATTACGTCAGCTTACCCTTTTGGTAATTATCTTGCAATGGCCGAAACCTATTCAGATAATGTGGAAGATAAAGGCGTAGGTGGACTATATCAGCCAGTTCCTTCCCTATATCGTTGGCAAGACATCAACAACAGTGATACGGATAGCCCCAATAGCTACTGGAATAATTGTTACGAAGCTATTGCAGCTGCGAACCATGCTTTGGCTGCAATCGAAACCAATAATTTCGGAAAGGAAATTTCCGCATTCAAAGGTGAAGCTTTGGTTGCAAGGGCGTATGCGCATTTTATGCTCGTCAATTTCTTTGCGAAAGTTTATGACTATAAAAATCCGCAGGGTAATACCTCTCCCGGAATTCCATATGTGACAGAACCGGAGACCGTGGTGATCAAAAAATATGATCGTGGAACGGTGAAGTCTGTTTATGATAATATTCGGAAGGATCTAGAAGAAGGATTAGCGCTTTTAGACGGGAATCCAGCAGAATGGAATGTACCTAAATACCATTTTACACCAGCTGCTGCGCATGCTTTTGCAACACGCTTTTATCTGTTTACTGGTGAGTGGCAAAAAGTGGTTGACAATGCTAACAAAATTTTTGCGGGAGGAAATTTTGCAGGAAAATTAATTCCTTATAATTCCACATTCAAGAAAATGACCTTCGAGGAGTTACATACGGTCTTTTCCAAGGCCGATCAACCTTATAGTTTGTTGATTAATGAAACTTACAGTGGTTATCAACGCTGGTGGGATAATCGTTATGCTATGGGGATCAATGTGTTTCAAAAGATTTATAATGGTACTACTGCTGCAGGAGCGAAGTTTTATAATTTCGGTGTCTCCTATGGTGCTCCACACTATACTACTTATATCTGGAAGGAATTTTGGTATGTAACAAATGCAACCGCAAATACGGGATTTCCTATGCTTATGGTCCCGGTATTAATTACAGATGAGGCACTAATGAATCGGGCAGAGGCTTATTTGGAATTGGGAAATAATGCAGCTGGTATTGCAGATATGAATTTAATGGCAAGTAATCGAATAGATGGTTACAATCCTACAAACCATGCTGTAACGGCTGCAAAATCCAAAGCATTTTTTGGTGTTCAAGATGATAAGGAAGCACTTATTCAAACGGTTCTACAATTTAAACAAGTTGGATTTATGTCGATGGGTTTACGTTGGTTCGATATTATTCGTAAAGGCATAACAGTAAGACATCTTGTTATTGCCAACGATGAGAGTGAGTCTTATATCGAATTAAAACCTGAGGATCCACGGCGTGTTTTCCAGATCCCACAAGAAGCGAAGTTGTCAGGTGTTGAACAAAATCCAAGGTAA
- a CDS encoding substrate import-associated zinc metallohydrolase lipoprotein, translated as MKTIIKTCIIVGLFASLYSCVKEEKLNTKIENYDTFVPGAIDEWITKNLTDPYNIEVVYRYQRNMHDINKNIAPADESKVIPQMDVVINGFLDVYKKIGGVPFIKTYTPKQFALFGSGDYDVDGSVKGGTADGGRRITLYGINNFDIANSNSVTGNLQVIHHEFTHILNQMRFIPAEFGKICAGDYYSNWTAQENDQAKARSLGFITPYSRKSIGEDFAEVLSHLIVAGQLYYDDFAYDSGKDAYPKFKQKEAIVRDYMMQNFNIDVTQLQIEFQRVMSEKYKSTRYSATTALSNDYVGSLDWDIRNTWGLENTISSKQRSLFMAILDELGGWTTKSMTFQFVSATKATLNIGFGDNNVTYTASYDFDIVKNADNTFKIAKSATQGTGNNYGNGTIDWVLEDTQPLIDYLGSTSFSADWKQVDLSVNPSDYLQFLILKDIKDPNATFMGKVNLRKY; from the coding sequence ATGAAAACGATAATAAAAACATGTATAATAGTCGGTCTGTTCGCCAGTTTATATTCCTGTGTAAAAGAGGAGAAGCTGAATACTAAAATTGAAAATTACGATACCTTTGTTCCAGGAGCTATTGACGAATGGATTACAAAGAATCTGACCGATCCCTATAATATTGAAGTAGTCTACCGGTATCAGCGAAATATGCATGATATTAATAAAAATATAGCACCGGCAGACGAATCCAAGGTTATTCCACAAATGGATGTGGTAATTAATGGATTTTTGGATGTTTATAAGAAAATCGGGGGAGTACCCTTTATAAAAACATACACACCCAAACAGTTTGCTTTATTTGGATCAGGTGATTACGATGTGGATGGCTCAGTAAAAGGAGGAACTGCAGACGGAGGTAGAAGGATCACTTTGTATGGGATTAATAATTTTGACATTGCGAATTCAAATTCTGTAACCGGTAACCTTCAGGTTATTCACCATGAATTTACCCATATCCTAAATCAGATGAGATTTATCCCTGCTGAGTTTGGAAAAATATGTGCAGGTGATTATTACTCGAATTGGACTGCACAGGAGAATGACCAGGCAAAAGCAAGATCATTGGGCTTCATTACACCTTATTCGAGAAAGTCGATCGGGGAAGATTTTGCCGAAGTCTTATCACATTTAATTGTCGCTGGTCAATTATATTATGACGATTTTGCTTACGATAGTGGAAAGGATGCTTATCCCAAGTTTAAGCAAAAGGAGGCGATTGTACGGGATTACATGATGCAGAATTTTAACATTGATGTAACGCAATTGCAGATTGAATTTCAGCGCGTCATGTCGGAAAAATACAAATCTACACGTTATTCCGCTACAACGGCATTGAGCAATGACTATGTTGGTTCGTTGGACTGGGATATCCGAAACACCTGGGGATTAGAAAACACGATTTCCAGCAAGCAAAGATCACTATTTATGGCAATTTTGGATGAGCTCGGAGGCTGGACCACCAAATCAATGACCTTCCAGTTTGTCTCCGCTACAAAGGCGACTTTAAACATTGGATTTGGCGATAATAATGTAACCTACACGGCATCCTATGACTTTGATATTGTTAAAAACGCAGACAATACATTTAAAATCGCTAAGTCGGCGACCCAAGGGACAGGCAATAATTATGGTAATGGTACCATCGATTGGGTATTAGAAGATACGCAACCCCTGATCGATTATTTGGGCAGTACTAGTTTTTCAGCCGACTGGAAACAAGTCGATTTGTCGGTCAATCCGAGCGATTATCTGCAATTTTTGATCTTAAAAGATATAAAGGATCCAAATGCAACATTTATGGGCAAAGTAAATTTGAGGAAGTATTAG